From Chlamydiifrater volucris, one genomic window encodes:
- the mnmE gene encoding tRNA uridine-5-carboxymethylaminomethyl(34) synthesis GTPase MnmE: protein MLLNATIAAIATAPGEASISVVRVSGPKAIEVAEAVFSGPVSKYPSHTVHLGSALETSGKIIDKCLVLVMRAPKSFTGEDTVEFQCHGGYFASTKILEALLCAGARSALPGEFTQRAFLNGKIDLIQAEAIQNIIVAENAEAFDIAQNHLKGNFSQKISHISQLIVQALAFLEVQADFPEEGEDFSMLDQSKTWISEALLSVQELLDSFDEGQKLSQGATIVLAGNPNAGKSSLLNAFLEEDRAIVTDIPGTTRDMLRENWTIGGKSVKLVDTAGRREAKDPVEKIGIQKSFEAMENAKLILWVADPSDTQLNLPEILKQKPSFLIWNKTDLCHPIPKIEANIPQYAVSAKTRIGLRECKRAIGKWLQEHTQQASSKVFLVSSRHYNILNKVLEKLQAALQSHQSGIEPEFIALELREALQETGTLSGKEVTEEILGEIFSQFCIGK, encoded by the coding sequence ATGTTACTCAATGCGACCATCGCTGCTATAGCTACAGCCCCAGGGGAAGCTAGTATCTCCGTAGTGAGAGTTTCCGGGCCAAAGGCCATAGAAGTTGCTGAAGCAGTATTTTCTGGACCTGTGTCCAAATACCCTTCTCATACAGTGCATCTAGGGTCCGCTTTAGAAACTTCAGGCAAGATCATAGATAAATGTCTAGTTCTCGTGATGCGAGCCCCTAAATCTTTCACAGGAGAAGATACTGTTGAATTTCAATGCCATGGGGGCTATTTCGCTTCCACAAAAATTTTAGAAGCCCTTCTTTGCGCAGGCGCTCGTTCAGCCCTTCCAGGAGAGTTTACACAGAGAGCTTTTCTCAATGGCAAGATAGATCTCATACAAGCAGAAGCTATTCAAAACATCATTGTTGCAGAGAATGCTGAGGCATTCGATATAGCTCAAAACCACTTAAAAGGAAATTTTTCCCAAAAAATATCTCACATATCTCAACTCATCGTCCAGGCACTGGCTTTTCTCGAGGTACAAGCAGATTTTCCTGAAGAGGGGGAGGATTTCTCCATGCTAGATCAATCTAAAACATGGATCTCTGAGGCGCTTTTGTCAGTACAAGAATTACTCGACAGCTTTGATGAGGGCCAAAAACTTTCTCAGGGGGCAACAATTGTCTTAGCAGGCAACCCTAATGCAGGAAAATCTTCTCTATTAAACGCTTTTTTGGAAGAGGACAGAGCTATAGTCACCGACATTCCAGGAACTACTAGGGATATGCTGAGAGAAAATTGGACGATAGGAGGGAAAAGCGTTAAGCTCGTAGACACAGCTGGAAGGCGGGAGGCTAAAGATCCAGTAGAAAAAATAGGAATCCAAAAAAGTTTTGAAGCTATGGAAAACGCAAAACTCATCTTATGGGTAGCTGACCCTTCAGATACACAACTTAACTTACCTGAAATTTTAAAACAAAAACCCTCCTTTCTTATCTGGAACAAGACAGATCTATGTCACCCGATTCCAAAAATTGAAGCAAATATTCCACAATATGCCGTATCTGCAAAAACTCGCATAGGCCTCCGTGAATGTAAACGGGCTATAGGCAAATGGTTGCAAGAACACACGCAACAAGCTAGCTCCAAAGTGTTTTTGGTCTCTTCAAGACACTACAATATTTTGAACAAAGTCTTGGAAAAGTTACAGGCAGCTCTTCAATCTCACCAATCTGGCATAGAACCTGAATTCATTGCCTTAGAATTGCGAGAGGCTCTACAAGA
- a CDS encoding phosphatidylserine decarboxylase yields the protein MDHSHCYVDRESKKRLIEPVYCEKTMNAIYGSKIGRWLADIVSSYAVFSRFYGWIQRLPVTRKKIVPFVRRYDVNAQECTKELSAYRSFDDFFTRKLRPESRPIAQEDNVAVAPADGRYLIYKNVSEFGEFVVKSKRFSLEKLLGRKEKLVKRYAQGAMVIIRLAPFDYHRFHFPFDCVPSQSQLISGKLHSVHPLAMRDYFVHFCENKRMLTVLNSKLFGEVLCLEIGAMNVGSIHNTFVPGKMYRKGDEKGFFSFGGSSIILLFQPGTIIFDEDLASNSRMGLETFCKMGQSLGFYQKCDF from the coding sequence ATGGACCACAGTCATTGTTACGTTGATAGAGAAAGTAAAAAGAGATTAATAGAGCCCGTTTATTGCGAGAAAACAATGAACGCAATCTATGGTTCCAAGATTGGTCGGTGGTTGGCCGATATAGTGTCCTCATACGCGGTGTTTTCTCGTTTTTACGGTTGGATACAAAGACTTCCTGTAACGAGAAAAAAAATAGTTCCTTTTGTTCGTCGATATGATGTGAATGCCCAAGAGTGTACTAAAGAACTATCGGCGTACCGGTCGTTTGACGATTTCTTTACAAGAAAACTGCGTCCAGAGTCGAGACCTATTGCTCAGGAGGATAATGTTGCAGTAGCACCTGCTGATGGTAGGTATTTGATCTATAAGAATGTCTCCGAATTCGGAGAATTTGTTGTCAAAAGTAAGCGATTTTCTCTAGAGAAATTGCTTGGAAGAAAGGAAAAATTGGTCAAGCGATATGCGCAAGGAGCCATGGTTATTATTCGACTTGCTCCATTTGATTATCACAGATTTCACTTCCCTTTTGATTGCGTGCCCTCTCAAAGCCAACTTATTTCGGGAAAGTTACATTCTGTGCATCCTTTAGCCATGCGTGATTACTTTGTCCATTTTTGCGAAAATAAGAGAATGTTGACTGTTTTAAATAGCAAATTGTTTGGTGAGGTTCTATGCCTAGAAATAGGAGCTATGAATGTAGGCAGCATTCATAACACATTTGTTCCGGGAAAAATGTACCGCAAGGGTGATGAAAAAGGTTTTTTTTCTTTTGGGGGTTCGTCTATTATCCTGCTGTTCCAGCCGGGCACTATCATTTTTGATGAAGATCTTGCCAGTAATTCAAGGATGGGGTTGGAGACTTTTTGTAAGATGGGCCAGTCTTTAGGTTTTTATCAAAAGTGCGATTTTTAG
- a CDS encoding tetratricopeptide repeat protein — translation MWIMVSWILVVGLVLALLAKAYSRVVAFRRYAARAIKEVRFCIGIKDWGVAEQKLLPLLKKRRFRKQYLIDYVRILRETGRFREVDLYLDQIQRFDSKDFRYYLELGYRDYRRGSYKTAAQFFSKIRQENLEEQDVAKYASALVQLGELDLACSLIEPLVSPLSPQETFIALGHIYFASKRYADAAEFYSRASSLGYCSSDIIYKFAQASRLIADYEKAKLLFRSLLKESFYRDEALFNIGLCEQKMGRQHQALLIYQSSPLWKRGDALLMRHAASAAMAVKDYSLSESCWKLALKCPTYSGNPDCCFDYGLSLCRQGKYGEAEKIFLKAVALFPEHLGALKALAWLSGIGLAALTSPEEGLSYARKAVGVVRNTETLELLSACEARSGYFDVAYEIQTFLSSSDSSQESKRRRSLILRNLRRKLPLNNQLISEFSELLAA, via the coding sequence ATGTGGATAATGGTGTCGTGGATCTTGGTGGTGGGGCTGGTGCTGGCTTTGCTTGCTAAAGCTTATTCGCGCGTTGTTGCTTTTCGCAGATATGCCGCTCGAGCAATCAAGGAGGTCCGTTTCTGTATCGGAATAAAAGATTGGGGAGTCGCGGAGCAAAAGTTACTTCCTCTTTTGAAAAAAAGAAGGTTTCGTAAACAGTACCTCATCGATTATGTTCGGATTCTTCGAGAAACGGGTAGATTTCGAGAGGTTGACTTATACCTAGATCAAATTCAACGGTTTGACTCTAAAGATTTCCGATACTATCTTGAACTAGGATACAGAGATTATCGAAGAGGAAGCTATAAAACGGCAGCTCAGTTTTTTTCTAAAATTCGTCAAGAAAATTTGGAAGAGCAAGATGTAGCAAAGTATGCATCTGCTCTGGTCCAACTAGGGGAGTTGGACCTTGCTTGTAGTTTGATAGAGCCCTTGGTTTCTCCTCTGTCTCCCCAGGAAACTTTCATAGCCCTAGGTCATATTTATTTCGCATCTAAGCGATACGCTGATGCAGCAGAGTTTTACTCAAGAGCTTCTTCCCTAGGGTATTGTTCCTCGGATATCATTTACAAATTTGCTCAAGCATCGAGGTTAATAGCTGATTATGAGAAGGCCAAGCTTCTTTTTAGATCCTTGTTGAAGGAGTCTTTTTATAGAGATGAAGCGTTGTTTAATATCGGACTTTGTGAACAAAAAATGGGTAGACAACACCAAGCTTTACTCATTTACCAAAGTAGTCCTTTATGGAAAAGAGGAGACGCGCTGCTGATGCGGCACGCAGCTTCTGCGGCGATGGCTGTTAAAGATTATTCCTTGTCCGAAAGTTGCTGGAAGCTTGCTTTGAAGTGTCCAACATATTCTGGAAATCCCGACTGTTGCTTTGATTATGGACTTAGCCTGTGTCGGCAGGGAAAATATGGTGAAGCAGAAAAGATATTTTTGAAAGCAGTAGCGCTGTTTCCAGAGCATTTGGGAGCGTTAAAAGCATTGGCGTGGTTATCGGGTATAGGTCTCGCTGCTTTAACTTCCCCTGAAGAAGGACTATCCTACGCTCGAAAAGCTGTGGGAGTTGTTCGGAATACGGAGACTCTTGAATTGCTTAGTGCTTGTGAGGCTCGGTCGGGGTATTTTGATGTGGCCTATGAAATACAGACTTTTCTATCAAGTTCTGATTCGTCGCAAGAGTCTAAGCGGCGGCGTTCGCTGATCTTAAGAAATCTTCGTAGGAAACTACCTCTGAATAATCAGCTTATTTCTGAGTTTAGTGAGCTTTTAGCTGCCTAA
- the secA gene encoding preprotein translocase subunit SecA, translating into MLGFVKQFFGSSQERTLKKFQKIVEKVNAFDQELTQLSDEELKGKTQEFKARIAQGETLDQLLPEAYATVKNVCRRFSGVRIEVSGYRQEWDMVPYDVQILGAIGMHKGFITEMQTGEGKTLTAVMPLYLNALSGRPVHLITVNDYLAKRDCEWVGSILRWLGLTTGVLTSGTPLEKRKEIYLCDVVYGTASEFGFDYLRDNSMASTASEQVGRGFYFAIIDEVDSVLIDEARTPLIISGPGEKNNPVYHELKDKVSELVRVQRDFCNAKALAARSGLEGYLTTDVLPKNKKVVEEISEHCRALWLVSKGMPLNRVLRRVREHPDLRMLIDKWDIYYHAEQNKEEALEQLSQLFIIVDERNNDFELTDKGMQKWVEGLGASDHDFVMLDLGDIFSSIDADEALSPAEKMDKKIAVSEEDTLRKSRAHGLRQLVRAHLLMEKDIDYIVEGNEVIIIDEHTGRPQPGRRFSEGLHQAIEAKEQVPIRKESQTYATITLQNYFRLYDKLAGMTGTAITEAREFKEIYGLYVLQVPTFKPCLRVDFDDEFYMTDREKYSAIVNEILSVHAKGNPILIGTESVEVSEKLSRILKQKHIPHTVLNAKNHAKEAEIIAQAGKRGAVTVATNMAGRGTDIKLDEEAIAVGGLYVLGTTRHQSRRIDRQLRGRCARLGDPGSAKFFLSFEDRLMRLFASPKLNALIRHFRPPEGEAMSDPMLTRLIETAQKRVEGRNYTVRKHTLEYDDVMNKQRQVVYALRNEIIHSSDILLLAREVLEEVGSVLSYALYDEQATTGFQLPKALAWLYHSFPAEVDIEYLKSLRDPERAGAVLSELLGKTFDAKMGKIIGGLEASGEVTDAQFLLADVARSLMIFHLDAQWKDHIVDMDLLRSEVGLRTVGQKDPLLEFKQESFLLFEALIRDVRVDIAKHLLMLELTVERPQENVIPTVATSFNRSYNEVIPKTLTLAPSSGEE; encoded by the coding sequence ATGTTAGGCTTCGTAAAACAGTTTTTTGGCTCTTCTCAAGAGAGGACTTTAAAAAAATTTCAAAAAATCGTCGAGAAGGTTAATGCCTTTGATCAAGAGTTGACCCAGTTGTCAGATGAAGAGTTGAAAGGAAAAACCCAGGAGTTCAAAGCTAGGATAGCTCAGGGGGAGACTTTGGATCAGTTGTTGCCTGAGGCTTATGCAACGGTGAAAAATGTTTGCCGGCGTTTTTCTGGAGTGCGAATAGAAGTTTCTGGCTATCGACAAGAGTGGGATATGGTTCCTTATGACGTCCAAATTCTTGGTGCCATAGGAATGCATAAGGGTTTTATAACTGAGATGCAAACAGGAGAAGGAAAGACTTTAACGGCTGTTATGCCTTTATATCTAAATGCCCTTAGCGGACGCCCTGTTCATCTCATCACTGTCAATGACTACCTGGCAAAACGAGATTGTGAGTGGGTAGGGTCTATCCTGCGTTGGTTGGGGTTAACTACTGGGGTATTGACCTCGGGAACGCCCCTAGAAAAGCGTAAAGAAATTTATCTTTGTGATGTTGTTTATGGAACAGCTTCGGAATTTGGCTTTGACTACTTAAGAGATAATTCTATGGCTTCCACTGCCTCGGAGCAAGTCGGGAGGGGATTTTATTTTGCAATTATTGACGAAGTGGACTCTGTATTGATTGACGAGGCGCGCACTCCTCTCATTATTTCAGGCCCGGGAGAGAAAAATAATCCTGTGTATCATGAATTAAAGGACAAAGTTTCAGAATTAGTTCGAGTGCAGAGGGATTTTTGTAACGCGAAAGCTCTTGCTGCCCGTTCAGGTTTGGAAGGGTACCTTACAACGGATGTTTTGCCTAAAAACAAAAAGGTTGTTGAGGAAATTTCAGAGCATTGCCGGGCGCTTTGGTTGGTCAGTAAGGGAATGCCCCTCAACAGAGTTTTGCGTCGAGTTCGTGAACACCCAGATCTCAGAATGTTGATTGATAAATGGGATATCTACTACCACGCCGAGCAAAATAAAGAAGAGGCCTTAGAGCAGTTATCTCAGTTGTTTATTATCGTGGATGAAAGAAACAATGATTTTGAGCTCACAGATAAAGGGATGCAAAAGTGGGTTGAAGGCCTTGGAGCTAGTGACCATGATTTTGTCATGCTGGATCTTGGAGATATTTTCTCTTCCATAGACGCTGATGAGGCACTGTCGCCAGCAGAGAAAATGGACAAAAAGATAGCGGTATCGGAAGAAGATACTTTACGTAAGTCCAGAGCACATGGTTTGCGACAACTAGTTCGAGCGCATCTGTTAATGGAAAAAGATATAGACTATATTGTTGAAGGAAATGAAGTTATTATCATAGATGAGCACACGGGGCGTCCTCAGCCCGGAAGAAGGTTTTCTGAAGGACTTCATCAAGCAATAGAGGCTAAAGAACAGGTGCCGATTCGTAAGGAGTCTCAAACGTATGCAACAATTACACTTCAAAATTATTTTAGGTTGTACGACAAACTTGCTGGGATGACTGGGACGGCCATCACGGAGGCCAGAGAATTTAAAGAGATTTATGGCTTGTATGTGTTACAGGTTCCAACTTTTAAGCCTTGTCTACGAGTGGATTTTGATGATGAGTTCTATATGACTGACAGAGAGAAGTATAGCGCTATTGTTAATGAAATTCTGTCAGTCCATGCAAAAGGGAATCCCATCCTTATTGGAACAGAATCTGTTGAAGTCTCAGAGAAATTGTCTAGAATTTTGAAGCAGAAGCACATTCCTCATACGGTTTTAAATGCGAAAAATCATGCTAAAGAAGCAGAAATTATAGCACAGGCTGGTAAACGTGGAGCTGTGACTGTGGCTACTAACATGGCTGGGCGAGGAACGGACATTAAGCTAGATGAAGAGGCGATTGCTGTAGGGGGGCTTTATGTTTTAGGGACTACCAGACATCAGTCTCGCCGAATAGATCGTCAGCTTAGGGGGCGTTGTGCTAGGCTAGGGGATCCGGGAAGTGCTAAATTTTTCTTATCTTTCGAGGATCGCCTAATGAGATTGTTCGCTTCTCCGAAGCTCAACGCTTTGATCAGACATTTTCGTCCGCCAGAAGGGGAGGCTATGTCAGATCCTATGTTAACTCGCTTAATAGAAACTGCGCAAAAACGGGTAGAGGGTAGAAATTACACTGTGCGTAAGCATACCCTAGAATATGACGATGTTATGAATAAACAGAGGCAAGTGGTGTACGCTCTGCGCAATGAGATTATTCATTCTTCAGATATTTTGTTGTTGGCTAGGGAGGTTTTGGAAGAGGTTGGTAGTGTCTTGAGTTATGCTTTGTATGATGAGCAAGCAACAACAGGTTTCCAATTGCCAAAGGCGTTAGCGTGGTTGTATCATTCCTTCCCAGCAGAAGTAGATATCGAATATCTTAAGTCATTACGAGATCCCGAACGAGCTGGGGCTGTTTTGTCAGAACTTTTGGGCAAAACCTTTGACGCAAAAATGGGGAAAATTATTGGTGGGCTGGAAGCTTCTGGAGAAGTTACTGACGCACAGTTTTTGCTTGCAGATGTGGCTCGCTCTCTGATGATTTTTCATCTGGATGCGCAATGGAAGGATCATATTGTTGATATGGATCTTTTGCGAAGTGAAGTTGGACTACGTACGGTGGGACAGAAAGACCCCCTGTTAGAGTTTAAACAAGAATCGTTTCTTTTGTTTGAAGCTCTTATTAGAGATGTTAGAGTGGATATAGCAAAGCATTTATTGATGTTGGAACTAACTGTTGAACGTCCTCAAGAAAATGTTATTCCGACGGTAGCGACATCTTTTAACCGATCTTATAATGAAGTGATTCCTAAGACACTAACCTTAGCTCCATCTTCGGGGGAAGAATAA